Proteins from a genomic interval of Flammeovirgaceae bacterium SG7u.111:
- a CDS encoding BamA/TamA family outer membrane protein: protein MEFALDASEAELLKKYSYNDVFEDSASLMDELYILVEIIREDGFLLANIDSITRNNAIFRAFVTMGSQYKWVKLRRGNVPDAMLDRAGFKEKYFDGKEVSLKELNNMRKGLITYAENNGYPFASVVLDSFELDESHISASLFMTPGSQIYFDSLIVVGEVKVKREFLTSYLKMNRKSLLGKQRSPKLFNQNLIDAVEEKIILTPYLKMTAPPSVIFEHQKAFVKLYLEDEKASEIDGVVGLLPNTGNDNSLKITGQFLVSLYNPFGTGKKIYARWQHVKAASPVYELEYLHPDLLRTGVDVSFKLNSLKEDSTFNTIAWSAGLGYPLGNRAYVRFFYESLSSNVLQEEGFQVAGALLPQRTKTSINSYGVSYAYTSLDDLYFPKKGLSVDLEVQLGSKNIIPNPEFADSVYAGLIPNTTQLGAKGEMKKYFGLGKYFSVLYRNKTGGLLNEQLFLNDLYRVGGLASLRGFNENQFFTSFYSVNTLEFQAHFERQSLFFLFADQAFITTKTTEGNETDQPLGIGAGMAFSTKSGIFTLVYSIGQTKSESFNFSASKIHFGLTNRF from the coding sequence TTGGAATTTGCATTGGATGCTAGCGAAGCTGAATTGCTTAAAAAGTATAGCTATAATGATGTATTTGAAGATTCGGCTAGCTTGATGGATGAGCTATACATACTGGTGGAAATCATAAGAGAAGATGGGTTTCTATTGGCAAATATAGATAGTATAACAAGGAATAATGCTATTTTTCGTGCATTTGTTACTATGGGGAGTCAGTACAAATGGGTAAAGTTGAGAAGAGGAAATGTGCCAGATGCAATGCTGGATAGAGCTGGTTTCAAAGAGAAGTATTTTGATGGAAAAGAGGTCAGTTTGAAGGAGTTGAATAACATGAGAAAAGGCTTAATAACATATGCTGAAAACAATGGTTACCCCTTTGCTTCGGTTGTGTTGGATTCGTTTGAATTGGATGAATCGCATATTTCTGCTTCATTATTCATGACTCCAGGTTCTCAAATCTATTTCGATAGCTTGATAGTGGTTGGTGAGGTGAAAGTGAAAAGGGAATTTCTGACTTCTTACCTTAAAATGAATAGAAAAAGCCTTTTGGGAAAGCAAAGAAGTCCAAAATTATTCAACCAAAACTTGATAGATGCTGTTGAGGAAAAGATCATTTTGACACCTTATTTGAAGATGACAGCCCCGCCATCTGTTATTTTTGAACATCAAAAAGCTTTTGTGAAATTATACTTGGAAGACGAAAAAGCCAGTGAAATAGATGGAGTGGTAGGGCTTTTGCCAAATACAGGAAATGATAACTCCTTGAAAATCACGGGGCAATTTTTGGTTTCTCTTTACAATCCTTTTGGTACTGGAAAAAAAATCTATGCTAGGTGGCAGCATGTGAAAGCGGCATCGCCTGTGTACGAGCTTGAATATCTTCATCCGGATTTGCTGAGGACTGGCGTGGATGTTTCATTTAAGCTAAATTCACTGAAAGAAGACTCTACCTTCAATACGATTGCTTGGTCAGCTGGCTTAGGTTATCCTCTTGGTAATAGGGCATATGTACGTTTTTTTTATGAATCACTGTCCAGTAACGTATTGCAAGAAGAGGGTTTTCAAGTAGCGGGAGCTTTACTTCCCCAAAGGACTAAAACCTCCATTAATTCTTATGGGGTGAGTTATGCTTATACCTCGTTGGATGATCTGTATTTCCCAAAAAAAGGATTGTCTGTTGACCTAGAAGTGCAATTAGGTAGTAAAAACATTATCCCAAACCCCGAATTTGCCGATAGTGTGTATGCAGGTCTTATTCCAAATACAACTCAACTTGGGGCTAAAGGTGAGATGAAGAAATATTTTGGACTGGGGAAGTATTTTTCTGTTTTGTATAGAAACAAAACAGGTGGGCTTCTTAATGAACAGCTTTTTTTGAATGATTTGTATAGAGTAGGAGGGTTGGCTAGCTTGAGAGGTTTTAACGAAAATCAGTTTTTTACTTCTTTTTATTCCGTAAATACATTAGAATTTCAGGCGCATTTCGAGAGGCAATCATTGTTTTTCTTATTTGCAGATCAGGCTTTTATCACTACTAAGACCACCGAGGGGAATGAGACTGATCAGCCGTTGGGAATTGGTGCAGGGATGGCTTTTTCGACAAAATCAGGTATATTTACCTTAGTTTATTCGATCGGTCAAACCAAGAGCGAATCTTTTAATTTTTCAGCCTCTAAAATTCACTTTGGGTTGACAAATAGATTTTGA